A single region of the Bacteroides luhongzhouii genome encodes:
- a CDS encoding helix-turn-helix domain-containing protein, whose amino-acid sequence MAKDLIYFSRSLIFIRKYVNVTQVGLAEKLGIKANTISNYEKKVTASDFGLLVKLCNFFVFLPI is encoded by the coding sequence ATGGCGAAAGATTTGATATATTTCTCAAGGAGCCTGATATTTATCCGGAAATATGTAAATGTGACACAGGTAGGACTAGCTGAAAAGTTAGGAATTAAGGCGAATACAATTTCCAATTATGAGAAAAAAGTGACGGCTTCGGACTTCGGGTTGCTTGTAAAACTATGTAATTTTTTTGTTTTCCTACCGATATGA
- a CDS encoding two-component regulator propeller domain-containing protein: MKIHLILFFITLAVSLTVRADKENENYFFRTVNYQQGLSNSAVLSIFQDNEGLMWFGTYDGANCYDGENMEVFRSDFSEQKTLSNNIVHSIQQADSSCLWMTTHSGANRFSKDSRQIINNYDFGGDFVIHSNQKGNTWVLGYGWISYYNTFHHRFVNIPMPDIHMLKVDVRAFVTDEGDLYLFPYESGDLYRFSLSAFDQDTLSTQLTTVPSHFHQKRIEYVCYQNGVFCFYDSDYDLFVYDISRKSKIYIRNIGELVRKYGLITGIVPFYEDIILAFHTNGLMRLCLSQRYAEEVIDRNMRIFGIYNDPRQGVLWVGTDGQGAVMYSRKYTIATNLMLSSFSPNLTRQVRAIMTDKQGGLWVGTKGNGLLHVKNYRDGVRASDVEVYSLDGKQPAVSYVRPERELRIYAMRESRYRNGFWVGAASPGLCYYSFGDGQLHSLAGTDAGVPVEGGNEVHSIVEENDSVLYLATSGEGLCKVVLDNGHGQLRIKSLKHYKFYYEQQELNLYYSMVPQGDSLLWLGSQQRGLVRFNRKTEEYQVFSLSEMLHKSVDDVLCLHWRRGELWVGTTAGLVRVTFKENRLEPVHVGREQGLLNDMIHSILEDANGLLWLGTNRGLIKFNPDNFFSHAYYYSGGIQIGEFSDDAYYRCPYTGNLFFGGIDGLLYMNKNVPSAPEYYPEVLLRKLVIEKTFVNLQDHYLPDRKGLQMKGAKVSFSLSFVVPDYTSDGDVEYSYMLEGYDRDWGAFSSVNEASYFSVPSGNYLFKVRYKKDVFATEYKTFTIPIYILPPWYRTVYAYIVYLLIGLVLAVYVIHLFLKYFRHERMMQELLECESRNASLVVDSYKEREVLDNCTLIYQACDQLNDKTLSPDQYADKVGQIREAVMALLFGCGIGDECFRLLSSLQFFVTGRLSLSQLVEEVLQILEKEGHNVSSIRPDIPVDFTFPVYKNALRCILYFCGLYLADRNTCAVSVSMEEDENRMMLTFFSSDDTVEGLYKILTEPELLPMKGKDSDDRFRIRTMQRFVFSALKQQNCTLRCVMDEASGGHRLTITFEPVTIATQDGMKKTVLLLEDREEIVWLISALLSDEYDVRPVRSVQLAFDEMHTSPPVLFLVDMQMYADVESTFMKYVDKNRSLLSKTAFIPMLTWKVSTAMQRELIQWADSYLVLPYDIPFLKETIQKVIYGKREAKQVYLEELEGWTNSIVCTTAEQADFVRKFLQVVERNLDREDLGSTFIAEQMLMSSRQFCRKLKEISGMTPSDLIKDYRMEKAVRLLQNKELSIQDVISDVGISSRAYFYKEFTRKFGVTPKVYRETHLKNEE; encoded by the coding sequence ATGAAAATACATCTGATTTTATTTTTTATAACACTGGCTGTCTCATTGACTGTCCGTGCAGATAAAGAGAACGAAAACTATTTTTTCCGGACCGTGAATTATCAGCAAGGACTCTCCAATAGTGCCGTATTAAGTATTTTCCAAGATAACGAAGGATTGATGTGGTTTGGAACGTATGACGGTGCGAATTGTTATGACGGAGAAAACATGGAAGTATTCCGCTCCGACTTTTCCGAGCAGAAAACATTGAGCAATAATATTGTGCACTCTATTCAACAGGCGGATAGCAGTTGCTTGTGGATGACCACGCATTCGGGAGCCAACCGCTTTTCAAAAGACTCTCGGCAGATCATTAACAATTACGATTTCGGAGGAGACTTTGTCATTCATTCCAATCAGAAAGGGAATACTTGGGTGTTGGGCTACGGATGGATTTCTTATTATAATACGTTTCACCATCGTTTTGTTAACATTCCGATGCCGGACATCCATATGCTGAAAGTCGATGTCAGGGCGTTTGTCACTGATGAAGGTGATTTGTATCTTTTCCCCTATGAAAGTGGTGACCTGTATCGTTTCTCATTGAGCGCTTTCGATCAGGATACTCTGTCCACCCAACTTACCACCGTTCCTTCCCATTTTCATCAGAAGCGGATAGAATATGTATGCTACCAGAATGGCGTGTTTTGCTTTTATGACTCCGACTATGATCTTTTCGTGTACGATATTTCAAGAAAGTCCAAGATTTATATTCGGAATATTGGTGAACTGGTTCGGAAGTATGGGCTTATCACCGGCATTGTGCCTTTTTATGAAGACATTATTTTAGCTTTCCATACCAACGGACTGATGCGTTTGTGTCTTTCCCAGCGATATGCGGAAGAAGTGATTGACCGGAATATGCGGATTTTTGGCATCTATAATGATCCCCGGCAGGGAGTTTTGTGGGTGGGAACCGATGGGCAAGGAGCGGTGATGTATTCGCGGAAATACACCATTGCCACCAATCTGATGTTGAGCAGCTTCTCTCCCAATTTAACTCGGCAGGTAAGGGCAATTATGACGGATAAACAGGGCGGCCTTTGGGTGGGAACCAAAGGAAACGGTCTGCTTCATGTGAAAAATTATCGTGACGGAGTGCGGGCGTCCGATGTAGAGGTCTATTCGTTGGACGGAAAACAGCCTGCGGTATCTTACGTGAGGCCGGAACGAGAATTGCGAATCTATGCTATGCGGGAGAGCCGTTATAGAAACGGATTCTGGGTGGGAGCCGCTTCTCCGGGTTTGTGTTATTATTCATTCGGCGACGGTCAACTTCATTCTTTGGCGGGAACTGATGCCGGAGTTCCGGTGGAGGGCGGTAATGAAGTACATTCCATCGTTGAAGAGAATGACAGTGTACTCTATCTTGCCACTTCGGGCGAAGGGCTTTGTAAGGTAGTGCTCGACAACGGGCATGGACAGCTTCGGATAAAGTCATTGAAACATTACAAATTCTACTACGAGCAACAGGAACTTAATCTCTATTATAGTATGGTGCCCCAAGGAGATTCCTTGCTGTGGCTGGGCAGTCAGCAGAGGGGATTGGTGCGTTTCAACCGGAAGACGGAAGAATATCAAGTCTTCTCTTTGAGCGAGATGCTGCACAAATCCGTGGATGATGTGCTGTGTTTACATTGGCGTCGTGGAGAGTTGTGGGTAGGCACTACTGCCGGTCTGGTGCGTGTCACTTTCAAGGAGAACAGGTTGGAACCCGTTCATGTCGGACGCGAGCAAGGATTGCTCAACGATATGATACACAGTATTTTGGAAGATGCCAACGGGCTTCTTTGGCTGGGGACGAACCGCGGTCTTATCAAGTTCAATCCGGACAATTTCTTTTCGCACGCTTATTATTATAGTGGCGGCATACAAATCGGAGAATTTAGCGACGATGCCTATTATCGCTGTCCTTACACTGGAAATCTTTTTTTCGGAGGAATCGACGGGCTACTCTATATGAACAAGAATGTGCCTTCCGCTCCGGAATATTATCCGGAGGTTTTGTTGCGCAAGTTAGTGATTGAGAAAACATTCGTTAATTTACAGGATCACTATTTGCCGGACAGGAAAGGGTTGCAGATGAAAGGGGCGAAGGTGTCTTTTTCTCTTTCTTTTGTCGTGCCGGATTATACGAGTGACGGAGATGTAGAATACTCTTATATGCTTGAGGGGTATGATCGGGATTGGGGAGCATTTAGCAGTGTCAATGAGGCCTCTTATTTTAGTGTGCCTTCGGGCAATTATCTCTTTAAAGTGCGTTATAAGAAAGATGTGTTTGCTACCGAATACAAAACGTTTACTATTCCCATTTATATTCTTCCTCCTTGGTATAGGACGGTTTATGCATATATTGTTTATTTGTTGATCGGGCTTGTGCTCGCGGTATATGTTATTCACTTATTTCTCAAATATTTTCGTCATGAACGTATGATGCAGGAGTTGCTGGAGTGCGAAAGCCGTAACGCTTCATTAGTGGTAGATAGCTACAAGGAACGCGAGGTGCTCGATAACTGTACGCTCATTTACCAAGCTTGCGACCAGTTGAACGACAAGACACTTTCACCGGATCAGTATGCTGATAAAGTAGGTCAGATACGTGAGGCTGTTATGGCTTTGCTATTCGGGTGCGGGATTGGCGACGAGTGTTTTCGGCTATTGTCATCTCTACAATTCTTTGTTACAGGGCGACTGTCTCTTTCCCAGCTGGTGGAAGAAGTGCTTCAGATACTCGAAAAGGAAGGGCACAATGTCTCTTCCATCCGTCCGGATATTCCGGTGGATTTCACATTTCCTGTTTATAAGAATGCGTTGCGCTGTATTCTCTATTTCTGTGGTCTCTACTTGGCCGACAGGAATACCTGTGCGGTTTCGGTCAGTATGGAAGAAGACGAAAACCGGATGATGTTAACTTTCTTTTCTTCGGATGATACGGTAGAGGGGCTATATAAGATATTGACCGAACCGGAATTATTGCCGATGAAAGGGAAAGATTCGGATGACCGGTTCCGTATTCGGACGATGCAACGTTTTGTGTTTTCGGCATTGAAACAGCAGAACTGCACACTCCGTTGTGTGATGGATGAAGCATCGGGCGGTCACCGGCTGACGATCACTTTTGAACCGGTGACTATCGCCACGCAGGATGGGATGAAGAAAACCGTTTTATTGCTGGAAGACCGTGAAGAGATCGTATGGCTCATTAGTGCTTTGCTTTCCGATGAGTATGACGTTCGTCCAGTGCGAAGCGTGCAGCTGGCGTTTGATGAGATGCACACTTCACCCCCTGTCTTGTTTCTGGTGGATATGCAGATGTATGCGGATGTTGAAAGTACGTTTATGAAATATGTCGACAAGAACCGTTCACTACTTTCGAAGACTGCCTTTATTCCGATGTTGACTTGGAAGGTTAGTACAGCCATGCAACGGGAGCTGATTCAGTGGGCAGATTCTTATCTGGTTCTTCCTTATGACATACCGTTCTTGAAAGAAACCATTCAGAAGGTAATCTATGGTAAACGGGAGGCTAAACAGGTGTATTTGGAAGAGTTGGAAGGTTGGACGAACTCCATTGTTTGCACCACTGCCGAGCAAGCGGATTTCGTCCGGAAGTTTCTGCAAGTGGTTGAGCGGAATTTGGACCGGGAAGATCTGGGTTCTACGTTCATCGCAGAACAGATGCTGATGAGTTCTCGCCAATTTTGTCGGAAACTCAAAGAAATATCCGGAATGACTCCAAGTGATTTGATTAAAGACTACCGGATGGAAAAAGCTGTTCGTTTGCTGCAGAATAAAGAATTGTCTATACAAGATGTCATTTCTGATGTCGGCATTTCTAGCCGCGCTTATTTCTATAAAGAGTTCACGCGTAAGTTTGGCGTGACACCAAAGGTTTACAGGGAGACTCATTTGAAGAACGAAGAGTAA
- a CDS encoding SusC/RagA family TonB-linked outer membrane protein: protein MNLFEMKKHRIRSLWLLLLLLTCSVTMRAQGGSVTGRISDEKGEMLIGVSVQEKGTTNGTITDTNGQYTLKLSAGNPVLVISYIGYKPQEVKVGKQKVVDIVLVEDVSSLDEVVVVGYGNQRKVSVVGAQSSLDASAIKMPAAKLSSAISGRIAGVVAVQRSGEPGHDESDIWIRGISTLVKNGQSSSPLVLVDGVERSFNNIDPEDIESFTVLKDASATAVYGVRGANGVVIVKTKPGHISKPTFSVDYYESLTRMTKKVDMADAYTYMEARNEAQMNKNNTIAYSQAYIDATKKSNGLLPNDNPRLYNPYLYPAVDWANELFNDWGHNRRANINIRGGAPKASYYASLSYYGENGMTRNFKLENYNTSMKYERYNFTSNLNLKPTTKTAIDLGFFGYLGQGHYPQSSAASLYASCMDVNPVIYPMVLPNGMIPGINTQQKFNPYGKLARGGYYDEFSTQLNSNVRVKQDLDFWKWSKGLSASAMIAFDTYNSRRRNYNRSEPMYKFKGATDENGLWIEDTLFDAETGEYLYDVLGEADGNLTLDIPTHSSNRTVYTEASLNYERDFGAHRVSALLLYNQKIYWDLNASDVIGGMAYKQRGFAGRATYSWNDRYFAEFNLGINGSENFTPGNRYGTFPAFGLGWAVSNEPFWESLRKYISFLKFRYTHGWVGSDTATGRRFMYQGVFGGLRGTWFGTSHSGASGYGEEKYGVNVTWSKSCKQDLGIDLKLLNDNLSFVIDFFKERRDNIFLQRSTVPSYAGWIENPYANLGVVENKGVEIALDYTQKIGKNAFLTVRGNMTFNKDKIIENDQPPVDYPWMETRGTNVNAIWGYIADGLFTSQDEIDDHAKQFGTVHVGDIKYRDLNDDGVIDDYDKTVIGRGDVPRIYYGFGADLQVGNFSFSALFQGNAQADRYLDGISIKPFWDDEGRDNVFANITDRWSADNPTNQDVFYPRLSVGSDGNNNNVKPSSWWVKDVSFLRLKQVNISYTLPKKWTDPLLIKNAQIYLMGTNLLTFSKFKLWDPELNTSNGTAYPNVSSYSIGLKFNF, encoded by the coding sequence ATGAATTTGTTTGAAATGAAAAAACATCGCATCAGGTCTTTGTGGCTGCTGCTATTATTGCTTACGTGTAGTGTAACAATGCGTGCGCAGGGCGGTTCGGTCACAGGACGTATCTCGGATGAGAAAGGAGAAATGCTCATTGGAGTTAGTGTACAGGAGAAAGGAACGACGAACGGTACCATTACCGATACAAATGGGCAGTACACTTTAAAATTGTCAGCAGGGAATCCTGTTTTAGTAATCTCTTATATAGGATATAAACCACAGGAGGTTAAAGTTGGCAAACAGAAAGTGGTGGATATTGTTTTGGTAGAAGATGTATCGTCGCTGGATGAGGTGGTAGTGGTAGGTTACGGTAATCAACGTAAAGTGTCTGTTGTTGGTGCACAGTCTTCATTGGATGCTTCAGCTATCAAAATGCCTGCTGCCAAATTATCTTCAGCTATTTCCGGACGTATTGCCGGTGTAGTTGCTGTGCAGCGCAGTGGTGAACCGGGACATGACGAGTCGGATATCTGGATTCGTGGTATTTCTACATTAGTTAAAAATGGGCAGAGTTCTAGTCCGTTGGTACTTGTGGACGGTGTAGAACGTAGTTTCAATAATATTGATCCGGAAGACATTGAATCATTTACTGTGTTGAAAGATGCTTCTGCTACTGCCGTGTATGGTGTGCGTGGTGCTAATGGTGTGGTAATTGTAAAGACAAAACCCGGACACATCAGTAAACCGACATTTAGCGTGGATTATTATGAAAGTCTCACCCGCATGACTAAAAAGGTGGATATGGCCGATGCTTATACTTACATGGAAGCGCGCAACGAAGCACAAATGAATAAGAATAATACCATTGCTTATTCTCAAGCGTATATCGATGCTACGAAGAAATCGAACGGCTTGTTACCGAATGATAATCCTCGTTTGTATAATCCGTATCTGTATCCGGCCGTAGATTGGGCAAACGAATTATTCAACGATTGGGGACACAATCGCCGTGCCAACATCAATATTCGTGGTGGTGCGCCGAAGGCAAGCTATTATGCTTCATTGAGCTATTATGGCGAAAACGGTATGACACGTAACTTCAAGCTGGAGAATTATAATACGTCGATGAAGTATGAACGATACAACTTTACTTCAAACTTAAATTTGAAGCCTACAACAAAGACGGCTATTGACTTAGGATTTTTCGGCTATTTGGGACAGGGACACTATCCACAAAGCAGCGCTGCATCCTTATATGCCTCTTGTATGGATGTCAATCCGGTTATTTATCCGATGGTATTGCCCAATGGAATGATTCCGGGCATCAATACGCAGCAGAAATTCAATCCTTATGGTAAGTTGGCTCGTGGAGGTTATTATGATGAATTCAGCACTCAGTTGAACTCAAATGTACGTGTAAAGCAGGATTTGGACTTCTGGAAATGGAGCAAAGGACTTTCTGCTTCTGCAATGATAGCGTTCGACACCTATAATTCACGTCGTAGAAACTACAACCGTAGCGAACCAATGTATAAGTTTAAAGGAGCTACAGACGAAAACGGGCTTTGGATTGAAGATACCTTATTTGATGCAGAAACAGGGGAATATTTGTATGACGTATTGGGTGAAGCAGACGGAAACTTGACGCTTGACATTCCTACTCATTCGAGCAACCGCACCGTTTATACGGAGGCTTCTTTAAATTATGAACGCGATTTCGGTGCACATCGTGTAAGTGCTTTGTTGCTTTATAACCAGAAAATATACTGGGATTTAAATGCTTCTGATGTCATTGGAGGCATGGCTTACAAGCAGCGTGGTTTTGCCGGACGTGCTACCTATTCTTGGAATGACCGTTATTTTGCTGAATTCAATTTAGGTATTAATGGTTCGGAAAACTTCACCCCAGGTAATCGCTACGGTACTTTTCCCGCATTCGGTTTGGGTTGGGCAGTTTCTAATGAGCCATTTTGGGAATCGTTACGCAAATATATATCATTCTTGAAATTCCGTTATACACATGGTTGGGTAGGTAGTGATACGGCTACAGGACGTCGTTTTATGTATCAAGGTGTATTTGGAGGTTTACGTGGCACTTGGTTTGGTACCTCGCATAGTGGTGCCAGCGGTTATGGCGAAGAAAAGTATGGTGTGAATGTCACTTGGTCTAAATCATGCAAGCAGGATTTGGGTATCGATCTGAAATTACTAAACGACAACCTTTCATTTGTTATTGACTTCTTTAAGGAACGCCGTGATAATATCTTCTTACAGCGAAGCACTGTGCCGAGCTATGCAGGATGGATTGAGAATCCTTATGCCAATTTGGGGGTTGTAGAGAATAAGGGGGTTGAAATTGCGCTGGACTATACGCAGAAGATTGGTAAAAACGCCTTCCTTACCGTACGTGGTAATATGACCTTCAACAAAGATAAGATTATAGAAAACGATCAGCCGCCTGTAGACTATCCATGGATGGAAACTCGTGGAACAAACGTGAATGCTATTTGGGGATATATTGCTGATGGACTATTTACCAGTCAGGACGAGATTGACGACCATGCCAAACAGTTTGGTACGGTTCATGTGGGTGATATTAAATATCGCGACTTGAATGATGACGGTGTGATTGACGATTACGATAAAACGGTAATTGGCCGTGGGGACGTTCCGAGAATTTATTACGGATTCGGAGCAGATTTGCAAGTTGGTAACTTCTCTTTCAGTGCTTTGTTCCAAGGAAACGCACAGGCTGACCGCTATTTGGACGGCATTTCTATAAAACCATTCTGGGATGATGAAGGACGCGACAACGTATTTGCAAATATTACCGACCGTTGGAGTGCGGACAATCCTACTAATCAAGACGTGTTCTATCCTCGTTTATCAGTGGGTAGCGACGGTAACAACAATAACGTGAAGCCAAGTTCATGGTGGGTGAAAGATGTCAGTTTCTTGCGTTTGAAGCAAGTTAACATTTCATACACGCTGCCTAAGAAGTGGACAGATCCGCTGTTAATTAAGAACGCACAGATCTATCTAATGGGAACCAACCTGCTCACGTTCTCTAAGTTCAAATTGTGGGATCCGGAATTGAATACATCTAACGGTACGGCTTATCCTAACGTATCAAGTTATTCAATAGGTCTTAAGTTTAATTTTTAA
- a CDS encoding RagB/SusD family nutrient uptake outer membrane protein, translating to MKTEIRKYVAAALICLGMSSCSDFFETIPGKQFGLEETFASKQRTEQYLNNVYSYIREVGDVLHVDANMNGAIFTEASLEGANRWNKTYAEWTTGAATASYSQASRYFTDYYQAIAKASTFIQNVDKCQEVGASVRGRWKEEARVLRAYYYFELLRIYGPVPLIGEDPIPLDASKEELIKVRNSVDECVEFIANELQKAIDSGDLPNRVSKNNLGRMDVGICKALKAKLYLYWASPLFNGNTDMASVKNLDGKQLFPQTEDPTKWNKANEAYKEFFNFAISQNYGLTKVYTNGKLDPYKSCRAIAAFYTKNYDVIFNELIMVKLRDQWDYTYWTCPKFSGFEDTSVSGGGGYYTTQETVDMFFTKNGLTIDRDPSYNKFEGVPSAGNFTSGQCYDENDTELKYFDADNSYVLKQWKDREARFYVNVTYNGSIWLNHGSQNEEHRTDFTNGARGTCGKSKASGDCPDSGYLIRKGAKATEDDGSKMFSPTLRVADMILGYAETLCMCDDLEGALLQLNQIRERAGIPEYSFTNEGGKVFCPKTKNDLLNRIRRERIVELAFEWNRFFDVRRWKVAEGNNDPDHWIYPEYHKGGEGGNVYGMNMDKDYPDFFARTLLENRANFSKKQYFMPIPYDDIRRIPELVQNLGW from the coding sequence ATGAAAACAGAAATAAGAAAATATGTTGCAGCAGCTTTGATTTGCTTGGGGATGTCGTCATGCAGCGATTTCTTTGAGACTATTCCGGGCAAGCAGTTCGGATTGGAAGAAACGTTTGCTTCAAAGCAACGCACAGAGCAATATCTGAATAATGTATACAGCTATATTCGTGAGGTGGGCGATGTGCTCCATGTGGACGCAAACATGAACGGAGCGATTTTTACCGAAGCGTCATTGGAAGGAGCCAACCGTTGGAACAAGACGTATGCAGAATGGACAACAGGAGCGGCTACTGCTTCTTATAGCCAGGCCAGCCGCTACTTTACAGACTATTATCAAGCGATTGCCAAAGCAAGCACCTTCATTCAGAACGTAGACAAATGTCAGGAAGTAGGTGCTTCCGTACGTGGACGTTGGAAAGAAGAGGCGCGTGTACTACGTGCTTACTATTATTTTGAGTTGCTTCGCATTTATGGCCCTGTACCTTTGATTGGCGAAGATCCGATACCTTTGGATGCTTCTAAAGAAGAATTGATTAAGGTGCGCAACTCAGTAGATGAATGTGTGGAGTTTATCGCTAATGAATTGCAAAAGGCTATTGATTCAGGCGATCTGCCGAACCGAGTTTCCAAAAATAACTTGGGACGTATGGACGTAGGTATCTGCAAGGCTTTGAAAGCTAAGTTATATTTATATTGGGCAAGCCCGCTGTTTAATGGAAACACAGATATGGCATCTGTCAAAAACTTAGATGGCAAACAACTTTTCCCGCAGACGGAGGATCCCACTAAATGGAATAAAGCCAACGAAGCTTATAAAGAGTTCTTCAACTTCGCCATTTCGCAGAACTACGGGCTGACGAAAGTATATACGAATGGTAAGCTCGACCCCTACAAGTCCTGTCGTGCTATTGCTGCTTTCTATACGAAGAACTATGATGTCATCTTCAACGAACTGATTATGGTAAAATTGCGCGACCAATGGGACTACACTTACTGGACTTGTCCTAAGTTCTCAGGTTTCGAAGACACTAGTGTGAGCGGTGGTGGAGGTTATTATACTACACAAGAAACAGTGGATATGTTCTTTACAAAGAATGGGCTGACAATAGACCGTGACCCCTCTTATAACAAATTTGAAGGAGTACCTTCTGCTGGTAACTTTACTTCCGGACAGTGTTATGACGAGAATGATACCGAATTGAAATATTTCGATGCAGACAATTCGTATGTATTGAAACAGTGGAAAGACCGTGAGGCACGTTTCTATGTAAATGTCACTTACAATGGTTCTATCTGGCTGAACCATGGTAGTCAAAACGAAGAACATCGTACGGATTTTACAAATGGTGCACGTGGAACCTGCGGTAAATCGAAAGCTTCCGGTGACTGTCCCGACTCAGGCTACCTAATCCGTAAGGGAGCAAAAGCTACGGAAGATGACGGTTCTAAAATGTTCTCTCCCACGCTTCGTGTGGCTGATATGATTTTAGGATATGCTGAAACACTCTGTATGTGTGACGACTTGGAAGGCGCACTATTGCAATTGAACCAGATTCGTGAGCGTGCCGGTATCCCCGAATACTCATTCACTAATGAGGGCGGGAAAGTGTTTTGTCCGAAGACAAAGAATGACTTGCTCAACCGTATCCGTCGCGAACGTATTGTGGAGTTGGCGTTCGAGTGGAACCGTTTCTTCGACGTTCGTCGTTGGAAAGTGGCCGAAGGCAACAATGATCCCGATCACTGGATTTATCCCGAATATCACAAAGGTGGCGAGGGTGGTAATGTGTACGGTATGAATATGGATAAGGATTATCCGGACTTCTTTGCACGTACCCTGCTCGAAAATCGTGCCAACTTCTCAAAGAAACAATATTTCATGCCGATCCCTTACGATGACATCCGTCGTATCCCCGAATTGGTACAGAACTTAGGTTGGTAA